One Methylocapsa sp. D3K7 DNA window includes the following coding sequences:
- a CDS encoding phosphoribulokinase, translating into MSARYPIISVTGSSGAGTTSVKRTFEQIFRRENITAAFIEGDAFHRYDRDEMEAVMSREEMNGNRHFSHFGENANLLEELEGVFRSYNDSGTGKTRHYVHDSEESLRYNCPIGSFTEWEALPRNNDLLFYEGLHGAVKTDKVNIAQYPDLKIGVVPVINLEWIQKIHRDRSARGYATEEVMETMLRRMPDYIRYICPQFTETDINFQRVPTVDTSNPFAARWIPTADESMVIIRFAKPRGIDFPYLHSMIRDSFMSRANSIVIPGNKLDLAMQLILTPFVLQLVERRRRANP; encoded by the coding sequence GTGTCAGCGAGATATCCGATCATTTCGGTAACCGGATCCTCGGGAGCGGGAACGACTTCTGTCAAGCGCACTTTTGAACAAATTTTTCGTCGTGAAAATATCACGGCGGCATTTATCGAAGGGGACGCGTTTCATCGCTACGATCGTGATGAAATGGAGGCCGTTATGTCCAGAGAGGAAATGAACGGCAACCGGCATTTCAGTCATTTCGGTGAAAATGCCAATTTACTCGAGGAACTCGAGGGGGTATTTCGTAGCTATAATGACTCCGGGACCGGCAAGACCCGGCACTATGTCCATGATAGTGAAGAGTCATTGCGCTATAATTGCCCGATCGGAAGCTTTACCGAGTGGGAAGCTTTGCCCCGGAACAACGATCTTCTATTTTATGAAGGTCTGCATGGCGCGGTTAAAACAGACAAAGTGAATATTGCTCAATATCCGGACCTGAAAATCGGGGTGGTCCCTGTCATAAACCTGGAATGGATACAAAAAATTCATCGAGACCGTTCCGCTCGCGGCTACGCGACGGAAGAGGTCATGGAAACGATGTTGCGGCGAATGCCCGATTATATCCGTTACATTTGTCCGCAGTTCACCGAAACGGACATTAATTTCCAGAGGGTTCCGACGGTGGACACTTCAAATCCTTTCGCCGCGCGTTGGATTCCCACTGCTGACGAATCGATGGTCATTATCCGGTTTGCAAAACCACGCGGGATTGATTTTCCGTATCTCCATTCGATGATCCGTGACAGTTTCATGTCGCGCGCAAATTCGATCGTGATTCCGGGCAACAAGCTCGATCTGGCGATGCAGTTGATTTTAACTCCTTTCGTTCTTCAACTTGTCGAAAGGCGCCGCCGCGCGAACCCGTGA
- the fba gene encoding class II fructose-bisphosphate aldolase (catalyzes the reversible aldol condensation of dihydroxyacetonephosphate and glyceraldehyde 3-phosphate in the Calvin cycle, glycolysis, and/or gluconeogenesis) yields the protein MARITLRQLLDHAAEHNYGVPAFNINNMEQGLAIMAAAAATDSPVIIQASRGARSYANDIVLAKLIDALIELYPDIPVCMHQDHGNSEATCFTAIQYGFSSVMMDGSLEADGTTPASYDYNAGITARVVEVAHAVGASVEGELGVLGSLEHGSGEQEDGHGAEGKLNRDQLLTDPDQAVDFVTRTKVDALAIAMGTSHGAYKFTRKPDGDILSMRVIEAIHAKLPNVHLVMHGSSSVPQELQDRFNAYGGAMRQTYGVPVEEIVRGIKHGVRKVNIDTDCRIAMTAELRRVAQETPGEFDPRKFLKPAMEAMREVCRLRFEQFGTAGNASKIKVLPMSVMAKRYASGSLDPQVNLRRSAAE from the coding sequence ATGGCCCGTATCACTCTTCGCCAATTGCTTGACCACGCGGCCGAGCATAACTATGGCGTTCCAGCCTTTAATATCAACAATATGGAGCAGGGCTTGGCGATCATGGCGGCGGCGGCCGCCACCGATTCCCCGGTTATTATCCAGGCGAGCCGTGGAGCCCGTTCTTATGCGAACGATATCGTACTGGCGAAGTTGATCGACGCATTGATCGAGTTATATCCGGACATACCCGTGTGCATGCACCAGGATCACGGAAATAGCGAAGCGACCTGCTTCACGGCAATTCAATACGGATTTTCATCAGTCATGATGGATGGCTCGCTCGAAGCTGATGGCACAACGCCAGCCAGCTATGATTATAATGCGGGGATTACGGCCAGGGTCGTCGAAGTGGCGCATGCCGTCGGGGCTTCGGTCGAAGGTGAGCTTGGTGTCCTTGGTTCGCTTGAACATGGATCAGGCGAGCAAGAAGATGGGCATGGTGCCGAAGGCAAGCTCAATCGCGACCAGCTCTTGACCGACCCTGATCAGGCCGTTGATTTCGTGACAAGGACAAAGGTGGACGCGCTAGCGATCGCGATGGGCACCTCGCATGGCGCCTATAAGTTCACCCGTAAACCTGACGGTGATATTCTATCGATGCGGGTCATCGAAGCGATCCATGCTAAACTTCCCAATGTTCATCTCGTGATGCACGGATCGTCATCGGTTCCACAAGAACTGCAAGATCGTTTCAATGCCTATGGCGGCGCCATGCGGCAGACCTATGGTGTGCCCGTGGAGGAGATTGTGCGGGGGATCAAACATGGCGTGCGTAAGGTGAACATCGATACCGATTGTCGTATCGCAATGACCGCCGAGCTCCGCCGCGTTGCTCAAGAAACGCCGGGCGAGTTCGATCCCCGAAAATTCCTGAAACCCGCGATGGAGGCCATGCGGGAGGTTTGCCGGCTACGGTTTGAGCAATTCGGGACTGCCGGAAATGCCTCGAAGATCAAGGTCCTGCCAATGTCCGTCATGGCCAAGCGCTATGCATCTGGCAGCCTCGATCCCCAAGTGAACTTACGGCGCAGCGCAGCGGAGTAG